The segment CTTGTCAGGTAAGAAGAAACTTATCAAGCCACCCCCTCGCTAAATCCATTTCTACCTGATAAATGAGATTGGAGATGAAATGCGAAGAATTCACAAATCAACCGTATGTTGagttgataaatatttaatttaatgtactTAATTGGAAAAGTTCCTTTAGTCattctttgtttattttattccacaaCATCCCCTTTCTGCATGTGATAGCTCccaaagggatgaaaaaagcattttccagggagaaaattttcataaacattCCCTCCgacatttaattgattttcattcttttgcgaaaaaatgttttttcaacatttaattGCATATCGtgtaattatttcaattatgtTGAACATTACATAAACAAGATTGCAATGTTTAGCATTTAAATCGCTTTTAATTGGAGGAGGGAATAGATTATTATTGTGTGCGTGGGTTCAATTAgcttgcaaaaatattttacaaaagaaaattcaacccaCTGCAGAAGAAGCTGAGAAATTCGCGAGACATGTTGGAAGtacaaagataaataaaattgggataatatttcaattatttgacATTTAAGTGTCGAATGTCAAATAAACGTGGGATAGAATgtcgaacgttagaaaaatatcaaagacaATACAGGATATAATgagacaaagaaaaataattgaacaTCTTTTGGATTaggtgaatttttcattaattaatggAAAACTTGGAAATTCGGAtacaaaatgtcaaatgttttGGTATTCTGAAAtaattgtcaaacgttagaaaattaataaataatatattaaaacgTTACAATcgttacaatttaaaaaaaaaatagagctTTGAAGCACATACAATAAATAATAGATAAAGTtagtttcaaatattttagattATGTATTAAGTTAATTCagagaatgatgaaaaatctGGTAGAATTGGCCAATTCTTTGattaattgataattttttttccaaacgtTTATGTTTGATCTGTtcgactttaaaaaaaagtttcagaaGTTCTtacgttaaattttaaaattttcggttaataaataacttttctaaacatttttaaaatcagggTTCCAAAAAGTTCTGTTAAAAAACTTggggttaaaattaaaaatcattccaaACATCCAATAaacttcttcaaaatattcccCTGATGTCAGCATCGTGCAAAATCTTCTCAATCTCCCTCAATATGCTTAATCattaataacaatttttttgcacaaaattcaataagaagttttctttaaaaatttccccccgtaaaatgaaaattaattttccacgtgCCCTCCAATCTCTTTGCATTATAAAACAAGCAAAGTCAGAGCTTACAAGTGAACAAGAAGAGCAAGAGAACATCGAGGGTGCGATTGGAAAACACGGAAtttggggtaaaaaaaatacgaagaaTCCCACATTGCTCCTCCTTTTGTGATTGAGCACATCGAGTTGttacaatgaaaattcctgaaaatttttttcatcttctacGTAAAGTTTAGAGTAGTTTGAGGAGGTTGTAGAGCATATAAATTGCCCATAAAACATGCGAGAATGAATTAGTGCGAATAGAGCATGTTTTTGAGCTTTTGGAATGATGTATTTTGAGAGGATTCACCACGGTTCCTCCCTCCTGTGAATATGAGCTTTTATATGTCTCAGTATGCAGTGTTTAAGGTAAAGCTCCCTGAAGCTCTTTTTGAAGCTCTTCTTCATGAACACGACGCgctttacttttttctttggCTCCCTCATCACAACTTTTGGTATGAAATTTCCCACCTTAAACACTCCCAAAGTGTATCAACATTTTGATGGTatttgtattgattttttgaCACACAAAGCATCGTCTTTTGtagcataaaatgcatttttcttttctttttttttccgaaGAATATTAAGAAACTTTACAACGTCATCGTTGTTGTGgggaaattcatcaaaagaaatcttttcagCTTAAGTATTTTCCATATACGAAGAACATTCTACAGAGGGATGTTTGTATTTTCCCTAGAATCATCTTTATAATTGCACAGAGCTTggggagaaataaaatatttgtgattTCATCTGGTaaagatcaaaatattcatattttatgaGATGCATTGCACAAGGGAAgaattttgttaagaaaaatgtttgattttctcCCACATTCTGCCATTATTAATGGTCGCGTGGAGCAGGAGAAAAATAGGAAGACCAACAACTCGCTCAACGGATGAAGAATGTActtaaaccattttttttacttttctctgTTAAGTGGGGAAAGTTCTGCATTTGGGgagctttgaaaaattgctGCAGAGAggttgaaataaatatttatgaagatttttatatgttataaAAGCGATAAATATCAAaagttttcataataaaatatgtaaaaatgaattttcttctatatgtatttaattttgtgaatatcCGTCCAGAAActgagaaaatcaaaatttttacgcTAAATTGTTTGTtaggaaaaattcaacatgGCGGTTCAACCTTTTTAGGATAAAATCTAagttttagttgaaaaaaatattttccagctTGGAACTTTCAAGAGTTTTAAAAaccctgaaagggttaaagagaCGCGATATATTGAGCTTTTTATGTACTTCCGTgaagggaaattatttattatttctgcaaaatgaggaagaaatgtaaatttaaattatctgtttttcatttcattggtGAAATTTCCacgtaattttttaaaataacatttctgcgaaatatttgaatttccctTAAATGTTTTGCTGAACTTTAAAAGCGTCAAAAAAGCTCTctgaaaaatcattcagtattttgagtgtttttaCGTTAGAGAAAACAAAACGGATGTTGATCAACGGATGATAGTGAAACAAATAATAGTTTATTAATCGgaagttaaaataaaagctATAGATGAAAGCTTTTCTCTCAAGAAAGAACATAAAgcttctgtttattttttatacattttatttcataacaAAAGCTTCAggctaaaaatcaaaatcttttttttatgcaaaaaaatattcaaaatgcaTCGTTTcggttaaaatattttcaattaatttaccgACAGCTCTTGCAAACCCCTTTGGGGGTTTTAGGAGGGAGTTTTGGAATAACcccaaaataaatttgcaagcttataaagtttttttctgtagCTACATATGCCTTCCCAGGCACGTATTTTCAGTTAACCCactgaggcaaaaaaaaaatacgaacgCTGCTCAtcaaatttccccaaaaagtgaaaagagaaaaaatatgttttcgtTCAAGTCAATTTCATGCATGAGCTTGGGatgtttttaataatatttttttaatttaatttctcctcTGAGTATTGATCTTCTCACACTCCCCCATTTTTCGCTTTTGTAGGAATTAAAGGGGTTCGAATATTACTTTATAGTAATATGGTAGAGAGTGGGaagatttatttgcaattcaatTGTAATTTATATCACAAATATTTACTTCCTACTTCCAATGGTGgtgaaatgaattatttttacacATTTACTGAGCTATTCAATAGAGGAATAATATCAAATAGTGTGATTGCAATTCAtttgagaagaattaaatCCAAATTTACGAGAAAATGCATCAAAATGTCGTTAAAACGCTTTAAaaagttaaccctttaagtATCATACATTGACGTATGACTtgaaatgtaatattttcttcctaaTTGTTTGTATGATTCTGAGAAGCATCAAACGAATAAATATAGCGATTAAACGATCAATGTTTTCATGTTTCATGATGGTGGCAAAGGGTTAATGAAACTTCATCTtgatctttttaaaaattctataagaaTGTTCCTAAACAATGTTGATTTCTTACAtcttaaaacttaaaaaaaagattcaaaaaacCCCAACTAAACTATTTCTTAACGATCTTTAATATattcttgaaaatcttttcgCCATTTTGGAATTCCAACGCCATCttgtaaaagataaaaattgttaaaaaaaaaacttaaagtttcataaaatttttttaaaaaaactcaagaaataCACAATTTTTCTCGTAAGAAAATATTGGAACTGAGAAACCCTTATTCTGGTACAAGAAACTAAATATTGGGAAACCTCTTTAGCTCCAACCGTGCTCCAACACAAGAAAAATGGAGCTTTCCAATGAGATTCCAATACGCGCGCATTCGCAACGGACGTTATTGcgagaaatttttccattctctCCATTCCCGCCCAATTCCCGTGAGTTTTCCCGACTATTCCCGTCAGGAATTTGGCATCCGCgcttttttctgcaaaatctcTGCAAATTCCCGGCTGGAGTTGTTTTTTGTTGCACAAAAACCCAGTTGGGGGTCCAAATTGCGTGACGTGCGTGAAGATTTTGCGGGTGGTGGTTGGTAAAGTGCCATAAAAGCGGGAAATAGAAGCGGCGGCCGTGACTGAGGGCGTCCGTCCATTTGTTCAAAGTGACAAGTTGACGCGGGGGCGCGGGCGTAGCTGTCAAACACCcggatagagaaaaaaaaaaacaaaagaaaagaagccAGTGAAAAGTCCATCTACAGCGTCGTTTCCATCCAATGTTTCTACAGATTCACCATGGAAAATTACACGGGCATCATGGAAAATGAGTACAGTGCCGCTGTGGACTATGCGGCTGCTAATTTGTCACAGGCGTTGGTGCAGAATGCCGATGACATGCAGGGGCGGCGTCCGGATATGATGGAGATGAAGCATCCAGGGGCACCGGAGGAGTATGTCCAGCGTGGCACGATAATTGCGTCGAATTTGCGTGAGGAACTCAGTGAATTTGCATCGACAATTGGGCAGGAGGAAGCCATCAATGCACCCCCACTGCTGCCCCAGGAAGCCACTGAGAGTATGCCACCACCTACGGGGGAGAGTTGCCATGAACCCACGGATACCGTGGCACCATCACAGAATGAGGAGGAGAGTCATCAACAAAATAACACAATTCCCGCGGGAGAGCAGGAGGAGGAGGTGGaggaaaacattcaaaatgaGGAAGCTCAAGTCTCCGGAGAGGTAGCTGAAGAAGAGACAACTGTGGAGGGTGAggaagcagcagcagcagttcCAGAAGGTGAGGAAGAAGAGGCACACTCATCAAAATCCCCCGAAGCCACCCAGGAAGCACAAAATTCCCGCGCAAAGGAGGAGGAATTGGATAAAAATCAATGCCGGGTATGTACGTCAAAGGAAAATCTCGTGGATATCTTCTCGCCATTCGATGATTCCGTGATAAGCGATAAGATTCAACAAATCTGCAGGACAGTCAAAATTCTCGAAAGGGATTTCCTGCCACACTTCATCTGCGGCGCCTGCGTAGAAAAGCTCAAGATTGCCCTGGAATTCAAGGAGACCTGCGAGAATACCGACCGTGAGCTCCGCCAAAAGCTCAAACGGAGTAAGAATAAAGTTCGACGGAATACGGAATTTGTCATCATTGATGCTGACGTCTTTTCGGATTCCAACTCTGAGGAGAAGAAGCGCACGGATGATGAGGAATTTCACCTGTCAGACGTAGCAGGTTCCCCATCGGATTCCGATGTGAGTTTCAAGGGCACAGAGAAGCCGAGAAAGTACAAAAAACGCGGACGTCCCCCAGGCCCATCACGAAGAGGTAGACGCCCACGCAATGATGTGGTATTCATTGCAGCACCCGGAAGTGATGCAGAGGAAACACCACCggatacaaaaagaaaattccgcgGGAAAAGCCTGCAATGTCAGACATGCAGTGAGGTATTTGCCAGCCCGGCCAGCTTGTCAAAGCATGTGTGCAGCAAAAATGACGAAGTGGATGCCCTGCAGGAGGATCCCATTGATGACAATGACGACGATGAGGATAAACCCCTTTCAAAGCGCCTAAAGAGCGCCAAGAAGGAAACCCAACATGAGTGCAAATTTTGCCGGCAAACCTTCCGGACGCTGCAGGAGATGAAGCGTCACAAAGCGGAAGAGCACACTGGGGAAAAGCCCTTCATCTGTCGCATCTGCAATAAGACCTTCAAGCTTGCCCAGAGTCTCAATGGGCATTTGCTGCGTcatgaaaatgaagagattAACATCTCTTGTGCACAGTGCTGGAAGTACTTCCCGAATAAAAAGGAACTCCGGAAGCACGAGATGGTGGCACATGCGGTGGCGTTCACGTGTGACAAGTGCAAGAGAAACTTCACATCCCAGACGCGTCTCAATAATCACAAACATCAAACCTGTCCCGGTGTGGTGGTGCCGAAGAAGAAGCAGGAGGCTGAGGCGTCCGTCGTGGGCAGAGATCTCTTCAAGTGCGTCGCCCCGATGACTTCCACCTACTGGAGTGACTCCTTCAGCGAATAAAAAATCCTCACCGCGTGTGTTTTCTGCTTCTCCTGTCCTCCTTTCCCCATTTCTCCTCCACGCCCCCGCCCCTTTAAGAATGTATCGTGTTTTCTGTGCAAATGCCATGAGCGAGAGATGAAAGACGTaagataataaatttcttatataACAAAAGGACGCCAATCATTCCCCCTCTCGTGTCATCGAAAAAAGTTCCACAAAAATCCActatagaaaaaaaggaagcgTCCCTGGATTCCATTTTGCAGACAATCTTAGagattgatttgaatttcttttctcgcAAACTAAAACATTCAATGTGTAGAGTTGGTTAATAAATTCTTGGCTTTCACTAGTTGAGGGAACGTCTTTGATGGTCaactattttgcattttttttaggaagaaTGTAGCCCAGAAGAGCAGCAGTGTTTCAAGATGGCGTgaagttttcaaaatattgagcaataaaacgtcaaaaattgtagtagtcattttaaaataaaatagttttaaatcAAAACCTTGTCTTGGGATTAGTTCTCTATAGATAGATAAGTTTGGAGAGAAAATctcaacaaaattcaaagaaaaggaattgatggcggaatgtatgaaggatgatcctctatcgcagaacaattttaacccattccatcttgtagaggatcaaaaaacattgaagaatcgcgagagaaactccccaaaatccactgggatcacatcgaaaagtgcaaataaaaattgccaaaaaattcaaatattgcgacgccattcgacgtctttttttcctataaaaaatgtttcaaaagttttctgtagacttgtcgctcattttctgtagagtttttttctagtcaaaataaatgtttattttttcgtttctggagtgatttctacatctaaATCAGGTGATGCACAGCGAAATGAAGCTGAGGGAGGTTGATAGAACCAGCCCcttgcaaatcaaaacaaatatttttacatttttttgggcctttttggcagtgagaatttaagcaaatcttaccgagttgaatcccatccaacgcaatatacctgattcagatgtagaaatcagttTAGTAGTCAGTATCCGGAAACATTCGACGGAGTCATCAAGCAAATCATGACCAGCACGGAAGACATTTCTGAGAGTCGCAGAACTAACTGCCCTCAAAGCTATTCTGGGATTCCTCCGGAAAGTCTCCTTCCGCGGATTGTAACACTGAGGaagtccacaaaatcttcatcaccgtcttcccatacatctttcccaagagcaatgacttcctggagctgacaaaagtgattctcaactctcattttgcctctcagagTTCTTTTCTGCAGAATGCCCACGaggttttgctgtagaaattgggacttccggaagcgaaagatttgctccggcacattgaaattgaatcaatgggtAGTGAACAGAAATTCCATGTCCTCCTCCTTGTTGCATCCACTCTCGAGGAGGCTGCAATGTCAAGACATccggaagtctcatgaaattattcacagcaataaactcgcaattagtttgttttctcagtgctttgagagtatcattagatgcacagacttccaaggagcagaagatttcacagattcagatgtagaaatcactccagaaacgaaaaaataaacatttattttgactagaaaaaaactctacagaaaatgagcgacaagtctacagaaaacttttgaaacattttttatagggaaaaaaacgtcgaatggcgtcgcaatatttgaattttttggcaatttttatttgcacttttcgatgtgatcccagtggattttggggagtttctctcgcgattcttcaatgttttttgatcctctacaagatggaatgggttaaaattgttctgcgatagaggatcatccttcatacattcc is part of the Lutzomyia longipalpis isolate SR_M1_2022 chromosome 3, ASM2433408v1 genome and harbors:
- the LOC129793493 gene encoding zinc finger protein weckle-like translates to MENYTGIMENEYSAAVDYAAANLSQALVQNADDMQGRRPDMMEMKHPGAPEEYVQRGTIIASNLREELSEFASTIGQEEAINAPPLLPQEATESMPPPTGESCHEPTDTVAPSQNEEESHQQNNTIPAGEQEEEVEENIQNEEAQVSGEVAEEETTVEGEEAAAAVPEGEEEEAHSSKSPEATQEAQNSRAKEEELDKNQCRVCTSKENLVDIFSPFDDSVISDKIQQICRTVKILERDFLPHFICGACVEKLKIALEFKETCENTDRELRQKLKRSKNKVRRNTEFVIIDADVFSDSNSEEKKRTDDEEFHLSDVAGSPSDSDVSFKGTEKPRKYKKRGRPPGPSRRGRRPRNDVVFIAAPGSDAEETPPDTKRKFRGKSLQCQTCSEVFASPASLSKHVCSKNDEVDALQEDPIDDNDDDEDKPLSKRLKSAKKETQHECKFCRQTFRTLQEMKRHKAEEHTGEKPFICRICNKTFKLAQSLNGHLLRHENEEINISCAQCWKYFPNKKELRKHEMVAHAVAFTCDKCKRNFTSQTRLNNHKHQTCPGVVVPKKKQEAEASVVGRDLFKCVAPMTSTYWSDSFSE